A region of the Caballeronia sp. TF1N1 genome:
AGGTTTCCCTGAGCAGCGGGTTTGAGGCCGGGTAGGCCTACCCGGTCGAAAGGCACATCGGTGTGTGCCGTGGTCCTGCCAACTACGAACGTAAAGACTTACGGACGGCTGCCCGTCGGGAACGGCCATGCTGCCGCCGGATTCAACGCCGTCTTGACTGCGGCGGCCGGAGCCGGAGCAGGCGTCGATACGGTCGTTGCCGTCGTTGCAGGAGCGGCAGCCGTAGTCTTCTTCGCAGCAGCGGCCTTTTTGGCCGGAGCTTTCTTGGCTGCGGGAGCCTTCTTCGCTGCGGGAGCAGCGGAAGCAGGAGCGGCAGCGGGGGCAGGCGCGGCGGCGGGAGCAGGGGCAGCAGCGGTTTTGGCGGGAGCCTTTTTCGCGGCAGCCTTCTTCGCAGGAGCCTTTTTCGCGGCAGCCTTTTTGGCGGCAGCCTTCTTCGCGGGGGCCTTCTTCGCCGCAGCCTTCTTAGCAGGCGCCTTCTTGGCAGCAGCCTTCTTCGCTGCGGCCTTCTTCGCAGGCGCCTTCTTCGCGGCTACTTTCTTGGTGGCTACCTTCTTCGCTGCAGCCTTCTTGGCGGGCGCCTTCTTGGCAGCAACCTTCTTCGTTGCGACCTTCTTCGACGCTACCTTCTTTGCTGCCGCCTTCTTGGCCGGAGCCTTCTTCGCTGCAACCTTCTTCGCCGCGACCTTCTTCACCGCGACCTTCTTGGCTGCTACCTTCTTCGTGGCGACCTTCTTGGCTGCTACTTTCTTAGCCGGAGCGGCCTTCTTTGCGGTGACTTTCTTTGCTGCAACCTTCTTGGCTGCGGGTTTTTTCTTGGCAACTGCCATGGTTTTTCTCCTTCAGGTTTTCAGATGAGAGTCAGTTCAAACTACACCCTTCGTCAAAACCCGCTTCCCACGCGTCGCTTCTCAAGGCGCACGCTACGAAGCGGATTATTCATCGGCGTACGCTGATCCCACCTGCTTACGCTAATGAATACGGCAAGGCGCGCCGTGCCCTTTGGCACCGCGCGCCAGATAGTGTCAGCACCGCTGATACGCGGCGCCGGCCATCGCTTGATCGAGCCAGCGAGCTTGCCGCTGGCGTTTTCCGGGGGGAAGTTTGCCCATCCCATTGAAGGGATCGCAAAAGGCCTGTCTTCTATCGCAGCCGTGTACGAGCACGGGCTAGCTAAGTCACAAGGCGCACTCTGCATCAGGCGACCGTTCTCCTAAACCTTGTCGGCCGAGCGCGCGTGAGTGTCACGCCGCTGCCCGGCCGTCCCATCGATTTCGTCTGCAACACGTCCTGGGCTTGTTGTTATTCCCAGGTCAGCGCGCCGCCGGTTTGATACTCAATCACGCGTGTCTCGAAGAAGTTGCGTTCCTTCTTCAAGTCGATCATTTCGCTCATCCACGGGAACGGGTTTTCCTCGTTCGGGTAGAGCGGGTCAAGCCCGATCTGCTGGCAACGCCGGTTGCAGATAAAGCGCAGGTAGCTCTTGAACATCGACGCGTTCAGGCCGAGCACCCCGCGCGGCATGGTGTCTTCAGCGTAGCGATATTCAAGTTCGACCGCCTCCTTGAAGAGCTCGCGGATCTCGGCCTTGAAGTCGGCGGTCCACAATTGCGGCTCTTCGAGCTTGATCTGGTTGATGAGGTCGATGCCGAAATTGCAGTGCATCGATTCATCGCGGAGGATGTACTGATACTGCTCGGCAGCCCCCGTCATCTTGTTCTGGCGACCCAGCGCCAGGATTTGCGTGAAGCCTACATAGAAGAACAGCCCTTCCATGATGCAGGCAAACACGATCAACGACTTCAGCAATTTCTGGTCCGCTTCCAGCGTGCCCGTGGTGAAGGCCGGGTCCGTCAACGTCTGGATGAACGGAATCAGGAACTCGTCCTTCGCGCGGATGGAAGCGACTTCGTGATAGGCGTTGAAGATTTCGCTTTCATCGAGCCCGAGCGATTCGACGATGTACTGATATGCGTGCGTATGGATAGCTTCTTCGAACGCCTGGCGCAGCAAGAACTGGCGGCACTCGGGAGCGGTGATGTGACGGTACGTACCGAGCACGATGTTGTTCGCGGCGAGCGAGTCTGCCGTGACGAAGAAGCCCAGGTTGCGCTTGACGATGCGGCGCTCGTCGTCCGAAAGACCATTCGGGTCTTTCCACAGGGCGATGTCGCGCGACATGTTCACTTCCTGCGGCATCCAATGGTTCGCGCAACCCGCGAGGTACTTTTCCCACGCCCACTTGTACTTGAACGGCACCAACTGATTGACGTCGGTCTTGCCGTTGATGATGCGCTTGTCCGCGACGTTGACGCGCGCTTCGCTTTGCGCGGCGATGACGCCAGCGGAAGGAGTCGCGGCTGCGGGCGGAACGAAGCCATCGGAGAAGATGTTGTTCGCTTGCGCGATCTGATGAGCAGCTTGATGAGCTTGGGCAGCACGATGATCGACATGCGCTGTACCTTGCGTACCGAAAGTCGTGCCTTGAGCGTTCTGCAACGGGTTCTGTTGCGAAGCGCTCGAGGGAACTACGGCAGTGGTCTCGTCATCCCAGTTGAGCATAAATTCTCACCATCAATTTAGTTCGGTTTGTACCATCTTTCCATGAGCATTAAAAGAGTTTGCTCATGGAAATTCTCGTTTTCACGCGTTTTAGTTTCGGCGTTGCTTCCTGCATACAACATTTGGTTCATCACATCGTGTGTGAAGCGTCATGCAAGATCGGTGGAAGCGTGTGTGAAGCGGTCCTGATCGAGTGTGTTCGATGACACCGGCGAGTGCTTCGACCGTGTTCTCTCGAAGCTCTGAGAGCGTTGCAGCATAAGGCTTTGCGGCTGACGATCAAATCATGTCGCGTGACTTCGCGCTTGCTCGATGACTCTCTTCGCGATAGATGCCGCGTAGCGCTGACGTTCTTGCTTGCGATGTTCGAGCGATGCAATGTCGAGCGATGTCACAAGACTCAAGCGCTTGGATGATTCGTGGTGTCGATACGTCATCTCTGCATGCTCTTCGCCGTGCTTCGATGTGCTTTGCCGTGGTCTCGCGAGACGCGGATGCATGAGCTCGACGAGTGACTCGATGCAAGGGTTCGAAGCCTGTTCATGCATGCACCGAAGGCTGTTTTCGACCTCTCGGCAAAGCGCTCCGATGCGTCGAAACCGTTGCCGAAGTCTAGCATTTGGCGCATCCAATTTCCACTAGATATTGTGTCTTGCGTTCCTGGCAAATACAACCTATAGCGCTTGACGCACAGCCTCAGCGGCTTCGCAGCGGATCGAGCAGAGAGCGCAAATTGTTATGGTCGATCTCATGCATGAGGGCAAGCAGGCGACCCAGCTTGCCCTCTGGAAAACCCTCACGCGCGAACCACGCGAGATAGTGAGCAGGCAAGTCGGCGATGAGCCGGTCCTTGTACTTGCCGTAGGGCATCGTCTGCGTGACGAGTCGTTGCAGGTCTTGCGGGTCCATCGCTTCTTCACTCCTCTTCCATGTTCATCGCGGCGCGTTGCGAGTTTCGTACTCGTCGGCTGCTCCATATCGGTGCCATAATCGCCGCTCTCGCTGCCTCGTGTCGAACGCGATTCTCCATGCCGATCGCCAAAGCTCTCATCGCCCCTCTCATCGTCGCGTGCGCGATGTTCATGGAAAGCGTCGATGCCAATGTCATCGTCACTGCGATTCCCGAAATGGCGCGTGCCTTCGGGCGCGATCCCGTCACGCTGAAGATTGCCGTCACGAGTTATGTGCTCGGCCTCGGCGTCTTCATACCGATCTGCGGCTGGGTCGCCGACCGCTTCGGCGCACGCACCGTGTTTCGTGCGGCCATCGGCGTGTTCGTGGTCGGCTCTATCCTCTGCGCGGCGTCCACCTCGCTCGGACCATTCACGGTGGCGCGCTTCATCCAAGGCGTCGGCGGCGCGATGATGGTGCCGGTCGGGCGCATCATCATCTTCCGCTCGGTGCGGCGCGCGGACTTCATTCGCGCGATGAACTATCTCTCGCTGCCCGCAATGCTC
Encoded here:
- a CDS encoding DUF3820 family protein is translated as MDPQDLQRLVTQTMPYGKYKDRLIADLPAHYLAWFAREGFPEGKLGRLLALMHEIDHNNLRSLLDPLRSR
- a CDS encoding histone H1-like DNA-binding protein: MAVAKKKPAAKKVAAKKVTAKKAAPAKKVAAKKVATKKVAAKKVAVKKVAAKKVAAKKAPAKKAAAKKVASKKVATKKVAAKKAPAKKAAAKKVATKKVAAKKAPAKKAAAKKAAAKKAPAKKAAAKKAPAKKAAAKKAAAKKAPAKKAAAKKAPAKTAAAPAPAAAPAPAAAPASAAPAAKKAPAAKKAPAKKAAAAKKTTAAAPATTATTVSTPAPAPAAAVKTALNPAAAWPFPTGSRP
- a CDS encoding ribonucleotide-diphosphate reductase subunit beta — protein: MLNWDDETTAVVPSSASQQNPLQNAQGTTFGTQGTAHVDHRAAQAHQAAHQIAQANNIFSDGFVPPAAATPSAGVIAAQSEARVNVADKRIINGKTDVNQLVPFKYKWAWEKYLAGCANHWMPQEVNMSRDIALWKDPNGLSDDERRIVKRNLGFFVTADSLAANNIVLGTYRHITAPECRQFLLRQAFEEAIHTHAYQYIVESLGLDESEIFNAYHEVASIRAKDEFLIPFIQTLTDPAFTTGTLEADQKLLKSLIVFACIMEGLFFYVGFTQILALGRQNKMTGAAEQYQYILRDESMHCNFGIDLINQIKLEEPQLWTADFKAEIRELFKEAVELEYRYAEDTMPRGVLGLNASMFKSYLRFICNRRCQQIGLDPLYPNEENPFPWMSEMIDLKKERNFFETRVIEYQTGGALTWE